In Calidithermus timidus DSM 17022, the following are encoded in one genomic region:
- a CDS encoding UDP-glucose dehydrogenase family protein — protein sequence MEKAKTVTVVGAGYVGLSTAVALALLGSEVRVLDTNAARVEGLKRGEPPFYEPGLAESLAEAAPRLRYTTDPAEAYDGSEVAIVAVGTPPTPAGHADLRYLYQALETLAQHRVGLVVIKSTVPVGTNQEAKRILGPGVAVASNPEFLRQGQALSDTLYPERILVGAEEEWVFGVLERLYGPLVEQSFEELPWLPRPKALREAVARGYRVPLVRTGLESAELAKYAANAFLATRISFINEIANVAEAVGADIEEVVQAIGLDPRIGPHFFKAGLGYGGSCFPKDTRALAYLAKRGGYDFKLLRAVIEVNQAQRYRLVEKAEAVLGRLNGQTVVLLGLAFKPGTDDLREAPSLEIAEELLARGARVRATDPKALELAKQILDPRVETFTDPLEAVEGADAVLLVTEWPEYRALDWAEVKRRLRRAVVLDGRNALDPRAMEALGYVYQGIGRGRKLSELAL from the coding sequence ATGGAGAAGGCCAAAACTGTGACGGTGGTGGGGGCCGGGTACGTGGGCCTGTCCACCGCGGTGGCCCTGGCCCTGCTGGGGAGCGAGGTCCGGGTGCTCGACACCAACGCCGCCCGCGTGGAAGGGCTGAAGCGGGGCGAGCCCCCCTTCTATGAACCGGGCTTGGCCGAGTCGCTGGCCGAGGCCGCGCCCCGCCTCCGCTACACCACCGACCCCGCCGAGGCCTACGACGGCAGCGAGGTCGCTATCGTCGCGGTGGGCACCCCGCCCACCCCGGCCGGCCACGCCGACCTGCGCTACCTCTACCAGGCCCTCGAGACCCTCGCCCAGCACCGCGTGGGGCTGGTGGTGATCAAGTCTACGGTGCCGGTGGGCACCAACCAGGAGGCCAAGCGCATCCTGGGGCCCGGCGTGGCGGTGGCCTCCAACCCCGAGTTTTTGCGCCAGGGCCAGGCCCTCTCCGACACGCTCTACCCCGAGCGCATCCTGGTGGGCGCGGAGGAGGAGTGGGTGTTCGGGGTGCTCGAGCGCCTCTACGGGCCCCTCGTCGAGCAGAGCTTCGAGGAGTTGCCCTGGCTGCCGCGTCCCAAGGCGTTGCGTGAGGCCGTCGCCCGGGGTTACCGCGTGCCGCTGGTGCGCACGGGGCTCGAGAGCGCCGAGCTCGCCAAGTACGCGGCCAACGCCTTCCTCGCCACCCGCATCTCCTTCATCAACGAGATCGCCAACGTGGCCGAGGCGGTGGGTGCCGACATCGAGGAGGTGGTGCAGGCCATCGGGCTCGACCCGCGCATTGGACCGCACTTCTTCAAGGCCGGCCTGGGCTACGGCGGGAGCTGCTTCCCCAAGGATACCCGCGCCCTGGCCTACCTCGCCAAGCGCGGCGGCTACGACTTCAAGCTGCTGCGCGCGGTGATCGAGGTCAATCAGGCCCAGCGCTACCGCCTGGTGGAGAAGGCCGAGGCCGTGCTGGGCCGCCTCAACGGCCAGACCGTCGTGCTGCTGGGGCTGGCCTTCAAGCCCGGCACCGACGACCTGCGCGAGGCGCCCAGCCTCGAGATCGCCGAGGAATTGCTGGCCCGCGGGGCCCGGGTGCGCGCCACCGACCCCAAGGCCCTCGAGCTCGCCAAGCAAATCCTCGACCCCCGCGTGGAGACCTTCACCGACCCGCTGGAGGCCGTGGAAGGCGCCGACGCCGTGCTGCTGGTGACCGAGTGGCCCGAGTACCGCGCCCTCGACTGGGCCGAGGTCAAGCGCCGCCTGCGCCGAGCGGTGGTGCTCGACGGTCGCAACGCCCTCGACCCCCGGGCCATGGAGGCGCTGGGCTACGTCTACCAGGGCATCGGGCGGGGGCGCAAGTTGTCGGAACTGGCCCTATGA